The Theobroma cacao cultivar B97-61/B2 chromosome 2, Criollo_cocoa_genome_V2, whole genome shotgun sequence genome includes the window GCTTCTCTCATTGGACTACCAGAGTTATAGGGCTGAGATATCTTTCGCTGATGCTCAATTTTCATATGCAAACGGTCTGATTGTATTAGTTACTGGCTTTTTGATTGGAAAGAATGATGTGAGGAGGAAATTTACACAGTCATTCTTTCTAGCTCCACAAGAGGGAGGCTATTATGTCTCAAATGATGTTTTTAGGTATGTTGATGACAATGAACAAGTGGGTGTGGCAAATAATGATGTCGATGAGAGCACTCAAGCTGCTTTGTCCCCAGAACCTGGTGAGTTTTATGCACCAGTTTAGATGGAGTTTGATTCTTAATAGGGgcaatatataatttttagcTCTTGATTGCAGAGCTAACTCACGTGCCAAAGAATGCAGTGGCAAATCACACTACTGTTCCTTCAGATAATAGTGGTAACAGTAGCAAAGAAGTCAGTCATCCACTGGAGAACGGCAAGGTTTCTGTTTCGGAGAATGAGGTTGTTGCTGAGCAGATAGTGTCTTCAAGTGAAGAAAGTCAGTATGATTCTCATCCTGCCAGTCAGACTGCTTCCCCTAAAATTCAGGATGATGCTCCAAAGAAGTCGTATCTATCTGTTGTGAGTTCATACATGCATGCAAGCATTTATAAACCACATATatgaaacaaagaaataaaattttatctatAAGAATGCATAGGGTGATTTGGAAGCATTGTTTAGGTAGATTTtgatgcttttctttttcaattgtttcagGTACATGCATTGACAAAGAATTCTGCTCCATTTATTGTGAGAGCTCCACCTCCAAAACCTAAACCAATGGAGCAGTCACGTAGAGCTGCAGCACCTGAGGCATCTGCTCCTAAGAGCAATAAGGCCTTGGAAAAGAACAATGACGTTTCaggtttttgtttattattctTCTATTGACGACTACCCAGTggtttaaaaatgatatattgCACAAATTCCTTACCTTCTCTTTTATGCATTCATATTCTTCATTTTTACTTGTTTCAGGCACGAATACTTCTATATTTGTTGCAAACTTGCCCATGAATGCAACAGAGGAATTGCTTGGCGAGATTTTCACAAAATTTGGACCAATTAAACCCAATGGTATTCAAGTCAGAAGCTTTAAGGTCTGTTCTGTTTTAGAGCTGTTTCAACCTTTGTGAGTTTTCTATGTTTTTGGCATAACACTTGCAAGCTTCACTTGGATCTTATGATTTCAGGACAACAAAAACTGCTTTGGCTTTGTAGAATTTGAATCTGCTACTTCCGTGCAAAGTGCTGTTATGGTATTTGTCTTGCCTTTTCTTATCATTGGCTTAAAAGTTTACCGACggttttgaaaaataatatttttggaCAAAACAATGAATAGTTCAGACATTTGTTGGTGCTGTTAGTCACCTGTTGTTTCATAAATTTGTTGCATCTTACAtatataattagataaaatttaGTTTTGTGTTGAATGTTGGCACTCTGTGTctctaaattttcaaattctcatcATTTCAGGCTTCTCCTATTACAATTGGCAACAGAAAAGCTAATATTGAGGAAAAACGAGGCAAGTTAACACATCTTCTGTGTAACTATCTCTTTATTGCATCAAAGGCAACATTTCTTATCCTAAATATGTTCACAACATAGTAGAATTTATATAAAACGCATAGACAAATGTACAAAAggattttctctcttttcagAACTATAAACTGAGTAAAGGATCACAATTAAACTAGAAAACTACATTAAACAAACCGAAAGAACATAATTATGGTTTACCCTAGTTTAAATAAAGGAACTAATATCCAACTAGAGGTCAATGATATCAGTTATTTAATGATTTGTGTCTAAATATGACTACCTTGTTATGTGCAGGATCCAATAATGGTGTGAAACCAGGTCGAGGTGCTTATAGAGATGAAAATGGTTACCAAAATGACAACTTCAGGGGCCGCAGGAACTTCAGTGGTGGCCGTAACTTTGGAAAAACTGAAAGGGGCGAGTTCTCAGGTCAAACTCGTGGCAGTGCTGGGCGAAATGGAGATACTAACAGGAAAATTTATCAAAACGGGGGTCAAAGAGTTGCTCACCAGACTCAAACTGACAGTTAAGGTGTGAAGATTTAGACTAGCCTTTACTTTCAGCACCCAAAAACAAATAGCCTTTAcctattatttctttttaccaTTTTCACATTGAGTTGTTAGAAAGTTATATTAGGTAGGCAGAAGGAGGCCTTCTGAGTTTTGGTTTTTGGAAAAATATTATGTggaattttctcttttttctttatccgAGTCAACGCTGATAAGATTTTCTTGGAAAGTTGGGTTTCGTTATGCTATTTGGATTCATTAGGCAGAAGGAGCCCATTGCTAGGATTCATTAAGATTATCTGAGTTAACTGACCACCTTCTTGCTCAATTGTGAAAAGATAGAGGAAATTGCTGAAAGTTTCAGATATCGAAACAGGGTGTTTGTAGTGTTTACAAAGAACTGGGTTGATTACTACCAATTCGGTATCAGTAAGAAAAACAGAATTGACCTTGTCTTGTTTCCTTTGGGTCATCCAAATCTGGAACAGGGATTGGATTAGCAGGAGTTATCCTAGCAATGGGCTCATCAGCCTGATGAAAGTATGGATACCCTCCCATCAGTGCTGTGGGAAATTGATACACCCTTTGAGACGCTTGGAGCAGATCAAACCCTGCCGGATACATCATCAGATTGTTATTATCCTAGTTCCTATTGACTTCCACGGTTGGCAGGCTCTTCTACTACTACTCTACATAACTGTTTCTAGATTACTCTTATGAATAGTAACTGTTTCTCGTCTcataaattttacttttcctttttccatattAAAACTCGAAAATCTCTAAATACAATTTCTGATTTCCTAAGTTATTGTGGTGTTCTTCTGTTGGGGACTGATATGGAAAGGAGTGTCGGTGTCAGTCCGTACAGAATGTGACACAAAGCAATTATTGTGGACTAAACTTTTGAGTCCAAATTATTGACAAAATGTTCCAAACTCAAGTGAAATTCATCAAGTTATTGATGGAAAAAACCATTTATTCAAagttcaattaaaaatttcaaaattaataagtaaaaacaaaaaatatataaaataatagttCAGAAACTAATTTGActctattatttttaaatagcAACATAGGTAGCcttatcttaatttaaaatatccatttaaaataaaactattcaaattttaacatattaactagtttaattttatgatcAAATTTTTCAGATcgaaacatttaatttaataataaatatacatatttctTGCTTAAAAAACTAAGTTCGataaaacgaaaaaaaaaaaaagcaaaaacaaaaaatccttCGTTACGGAAATCATTAGCCTTACGAAAACAGCTGTCAAGTTATGGCGAAAATGATCAGCAACCTGGGGTTCTGGTGAGTTGGGCGAGGCTGACTGAAAGCTAGGAGGTGCCACCTAAGCGTCATCAAACCTCCCATTTGTCGCGTTCAAACATTGCCAAACATGTCCCACCCTTCAAGTGTCGTTTAGCCTTTAACTAACCAACACGTGTCAGACTTTTATGTCGGAGAATCTTTCTAACACCTTGTCTACATCACTGACGTGTCCTCCCTGATCATCCCTTTCCTCCTACGAAACATctgtctttctttttaccGCCCTCTCTGACaccaattttttattatgggACTGGAAGCcggaaagaaaataaaagaaaagaaaagaaaaaggaagaaaatgtgggaatatattttatttatttttgggtcAAAATTATTATCCTTACACGTGGCTCGAACGTGGTCCTTCTCTCTTCGGTCCCTTTGGTCAGTTCATTGAATAGTTCGCTAACCTTtcttgcattttctttttgccCCCCACAATACCCTAATACCCCATCTTCCTTCCAAACTCAATCTATTTACATCTTttctaaattataaaattttcaatattttgtgcttttcaaaaaattctCGAGAAAAATTTCTGTTTTCATCAAGATTATGttattaactttatttaataaaattatcaaaagttttcaaatcaaaattaatttaaataaaattaaaaacctaactttttaataaaatataagtttttcataaagagTTCATTGcgaaaaaatttgtaaaaaatgaaatgtcATAATATCTttcatcaaaatgaaaaaggatttGTTTTCTCTACTTTAATATCACAAAAGGGTTGCTTGAAGTTAAGATAgactaatttaaaaaataaataaattgttttaaaggagaaagaaagcttgaGAAACtagtaataaaattatattttttatacttgTCTTTGTcataagttaattggtggtgGGTTTCACATGATTGCAACTCTTCcaattggaaaaaaataaaaataaaactttcaatTAACATGAATTAACTCCCTTTTTGAATGTCAATTGGATTTagacaaataaaaatgtaaCCATTAATCCTTTGAtcgcctttttttttttctgcttttcttatttaattgaaGATTAAGATAAAAGTTtagattttgatatattttgtataaaaatttgaacttttttataatatagatgtttaattttttatatattaaagaattaaaaaagaaaagaaaagaaaagcagagagtatcttaaaaattattattgtcTGACAGACTGCAAACTGTGATGTCACCCAAGATGATAAAAAACAGAGTCGAATAGTCGCAATCACTCATTTGCCCAACCATtcccaacaaaaaaaaagaggaagggGTGGGGACCCCTACCCACTTCTACGATAGTTAACTTCTTTCACTCATTGACACGTGGCTTCCTCATCAAGCACCTTACTCTCACTTTcttcaatataaaaaatgagaaaagaaaaggccCGACTTGGCATCCCCAGCCCCTCTGCACCATCCCCCCTTTGTGGGCCCCACTTCCCTTGGGGGGACCACGTGCATCACGCCCCATTTCCTCgccccattttttttttgtcgtAGGTGATTGATTTCCTCGTTTACTTGGTTGTCTTACAGATCAGCGGCTGTTGGTGCTTCGTCCGCTTATTTTGCCCCTTTGGAGACATGAGTTCCGTTTGGCAGGCACTACAATTGCGGCTATGTTTCGTCCCTTTAGTAAgaatataatcatattatttaGAAAAGCAATTCAAGGTAAAACgattcaattcaaaagaaagaagagagtaCAAAGGGtagtattttttatatttttaaattttaattttaattttaaataaatttattaatttttaaaataaacacttcatcttaaaaatataaacaacgtttataaaaaatataaaaaataaaatatcttttttattaatttaaaaaattattatataattttataaaaatcaaaaaacacAAATTGGTGCTCCCTTCCATTATGAGcactaaaaacataaaaggtaaaattctatttttaatattactaTGTCATTAAAATAACGGTTGACTAACGTCTGAATCTATATATCcagtaaaatatattttttagatgaagtgttcatttcaaaaattaacgaatccatttgaaattttgattaaaacttaaaaagtgGGGTATTTTACCCTAAAATAAATAGTGATAGAGCTTAACGTGTGATGAATCATAAAAATAGATGCATTAGCtatttgagaattttttttaaattaattaatgcatGTTAAATTGATTCGGCACATCTATGATAAAATTCATGCATGACGTTTTCAATAATTTACTCGCCACgaataatgataattcatAATTCAGTAATTATGTAATAGTTATAGAATCATAATATACAATGCATatattaaattcaatgttttaaaaaataaaaatatattaataaattaattttttattaattaatatataaattaataaataattaatttatcgTATCTGAATATTTAGTTTAGTGGTTGgtacatgatttttttttaaaagacaAGGTCTCCTACTactaatttcaaaaaaatattaatttatcaattaaataatattttgattaattattaaattttcataatccAATGATATTAATTTCTAGAGGTTTTacaataattgaaaaatatagcattatcttttaagttttttaataACATAAAGACGTTGATATGCCATGTTGGTATATCATAATAAATGTTGATATGACTTGATTATATAATCacgtaatattttttatttcttacgTTAATGTCACGTGAGTATAAAATAACTaatagtattttaattaataataattaattagtcaagtttatttgatttaaaaaaatataaaaatttatttaaaattttttaatatttttgaagtttttgtAACTATTGTGCCTTTTTTAATATCTTCtaaatatttgttattttttaaagaatttaaaatttttaaatttactcatTAATGAGAAGTCAATatcttatttattaataatatataaaaactataAACGATAATATATCAACGTTACGAGAACAATACCAAACCAAGTCTAAGAGAAGCGGCGCATGATAGCAAAAGCAACGGCGCATCTTGTACGAGTTTTTGGAGGTGTCGCCGGTGGGGGAGAGAGAggggagaaagagaaaaaatgggAACACACGTGGCGAGTTCCCAGACACCGAAACCAAAACAGACACGTGGCCACAGCTCCCTGCCTTATTAATATAATGACACGTGTGTACGGCTCCCTAACTTGTTTTAAGACACGC containing:
- the LOC18610244 gene encoding putative G3BP-like protein, with protein sequence MTTHSDPSASDPQMIGNAFVKQFYTILHKEPAQAYKFYLDLSVLSRPGPDGVMKTVTSLKEINELLLSLDYQSYRAEISFADAQFSYANGLIVLVTGFLIGKNDVRRKFTQSFFLAPQEGGYYVSNDVFRYVDDNEQVGVANNDVDESTQAALSPEPELTHVPKNAVANHTTVPSDNSGNSSKEVSHPLENGKVSVSENEVVAEQIVSSSEESQYDSHPASQTASPKIQDDAPKKSYLSVVHALTKNSAPFIVRAPPPKPKPMEQSRRAAAPEASAPKSNKALEKNNDVSGTNTSIFVANLPMNATEELLGEIFTKFGPIKPNGIQVRSFKDNKNCFGFVEFESATSVQSAVMASPITIGNRKANIEEKRGSNNGVKPGRGAYRDENGYQNDNFRGRRNFSGGRNFGKTERGEFSGQTRGSAGRNGDTNRKIYQNGGQRVAHQTQTDS